The Fulvivirga ligni genome window below encodes:
- a CDS encoding LytR/AlgR family response regulator transcription factor: MTAKCIIIDDEHPARVLLTQYVSKVSHLELVGTFKNPVEAMSYLKDNQVDIILLDIQMPELTGIEFLKSFTQKPKVILTTAYPNYALEGYELDVIDYLLKPIKLERFIHAANKAYDLIKLEQNTQAPQAEKSTITIKADHKIHIVNLAEIKYIEGLREYVRFHMTTGEKLIALESLKKLETTLPAQQFFRIHKSYIVNKQMVKAIYGNQLELNGMYLPIGKSYREEVTQKLT; this comes from the coding sequence CCCGGCCAGAGTACTGCTTACTCAATATGTGAGCAAAGTAAGCCATTTAGAACTGGTAGGCACTTTCAAAAATCCGGTAGAAGCCATGAGTTATCTAAAAGATAATCAGGTAGATATCATACTTCTGGATATTCAGATGCCTGAGCTCACAGGGATTGAATTTTTAAAGTCGTTCACTCAAAAGCCAAAGGTAATTCTCACCACAGCTTATCCTAACTATGCCCTGGAAGGCTATGAGCTGGATGTGATTGATTACTTATTGAAACCGATAAAATTAGAGCGCTTTATTCATGCGGCCAACAAGGCTTATGATCTCATAAAGCTGGAGCAAAATACTCAGGCACCACAAGCCGAGAAAAGCACTATAACCATAAAAGCTGACCATAAGATTCATATCGTAAACCTTGCGGAAATTAAATACATAGAAGGTTTAAGAGAGTATGTACGCTTTCACATGACCACCGGAGAAAAACTCATAGCGCTCGAGTCATTAAAAAAACTGGAAACAACCCTGCCAGCTCAGCAGTTTTTCAGAATTCACAAGTCATATATTGTCAATAAGCAAATGGTGAAAGCCATATATGGCAATCAGCTAGAGCTCAACGGCATGTACCTCCCCATCGGTAAATCATACCGTGAGGAAGTGACTCAGAAGCTTACTTAG